ACCCTcatagggaagaatttcttcatgatATCCAATCTAATCGCATCCTCTTGTTAATTTGAAAccatttccctttgtcctgcTATTCCACGGCCTTttcaaaagtccctctccagtcTGGGGGATGATCCTCCCCCATAACCCTGGCTCACCAATCATTTATCCCACCCCATGGGCATGGCTTTGCCCCGAGCCCACCACTCACCTCGGAAGCTGGGCCAGCTCCTCTTGATCTTGGGCCGAGGGACATCAAAGCGCATGTAGGTgccactcccagccagctcagctTCGGGGCCAGGGCTGCCCCGGGGGGAGCTCGGCTGCCCCTGCTCCCGGTTTTCCTGGAtgaggggagaggggacagcagcGCTGAGGTGCAGTGGCAAAGAACCCCAGGGTCCAGCAAGGGAAACCCGCCCTTGGCTTACAAATCGGACATCCTCGGAGGTGACATCGTGGTGGACGCGGTAGCCGGTGCCGGGGTCGCCGGTGCCGCGGCTCTCAGGGAGACCCTTGCGGGAACAGTCCGTGTAGTAGCGCACGAAGCGGGTGCGCTTCACCAGGAGGTGGAGGATGAAGCATGTCAGCTCCATGCCGATGGagatgaagaagaagatgaCGGTGTTCTCCTTCTCgtctgacagcagcagcttggTGAAGATGCGGCTGAGCGAGATGATGACCCCGGCGGTGCCTGGGGGTGTGGGAGAGCTGTCGGTGCTGGGCCCCACTGAACCCTGGCTCAGGGATCCTCATCCTCCCCCACCACGTGGACGTGGTGCTTCCCAGTATAGAGGAGCCTCGAGCAGTGATTTTGAGGTGATAAAGCTCCTGGCAGACATCCCCACCCTCAGCCTGGCATGGCAGTGCAGGGACTTAGAAACCAGTGAACTCCCTGGTTTGCTTGGGAGCACCCTGGGGTGTTCCTGATCAGCTGGCAACCCAGCTGGGTTATGCTGGAGCAGTGGGGACCCAGGTGTGACTCACCTGGTGCTACCTGTGCAGGTCCCTGTGGTGGGATGTGGGTACTTACTCTCGCCTGTCATCACTCCCTGCGTGTAGCGCTTGGGCAGCAGCCCCGTGTAGCCATAGAAGCTGGATTGCTGCACTTCAGGAGAGATGCACagaggggagaaggagggattattgctgcagctgaaactctgggaagggggaagaaaCCCCAGAGGGAACCCAATGTGCTGTTCCAACTGGGAtctgctccttccagcagccTCCTTGCTCCAAAAGCAGGAGGaccttttttccctccctggaTGCTCCACTATGTCTGTTCCCACCCAGAGTGGCCACCAGGTGTGGGGGTTTGGGATGCCACCACAGTGGCCCATATCAGTGGTGTCAGTGACCAACACACGGTTTGGTGCTGGTGCCCCTGGGCAGTCCCACAATGCCTGGACAGAGGTggaggggatgggacagggacctGAGGGTTACAGGGATCAGAGCAGGAGGCTGTCCCAGGAGACCACGGCTCAGGGATGGGGCTGTTCCCCACCCCTACCTGCCatgtcccagcccagctctgccacataCCTGTGCAGCCAAAGGCCACCACCCCGACAGCCACCAGGTTGATGGCGTAGGCTTGTCTGCGGCTGAACAGCTCCAGCCACACGTCACAGATGCTGACAAAGAGCAGGGGCCCCAGAGCGAAGAGGTACCCTGTAGGTGGGAGACAGAGGTGGTGGCAGTGGcacagcacggggacagcaCTGCCTGGGGGTGCAGGGTCCCCCACTCACCCACGGAGATCCGGGTGTGCAAGCTCAGCAGCTCCACCAGCGCGTTGTTGAGGATGACGGCCACCAAGGCCACCAGGATGTAGGTGAGGCTCATGTCAAAGACGATGGAGGTCCCTGAGGAGAGGCAGGTGATGGGGGGACAAGAGTTCAGCTCTCTTGGAAGTGGGATTGAGTTCTCACcaggtttggggtgtttggagCTGCCCCAGACCTACCTGGGTATTTATGGTGCAGGTAATCCACATCAGTGATAAAGCTGTTGTAGGGCAGGAGAAATcccaccccagccagcagcatgGCAAAATAAATCCCATGGTATCGATCCTGGGGCTCGGGGTCCTCAGAAACTGCCccacaagaggaaagaaagaaaaagacatgaCAGCGGCGCTGCTGCACTCCTGGGACCCACACCAGACCCCAGCCTTGAGGCAATGaaacagctcagctccctgtAGATGCACAAAtaaacagctccagctctgagaAATGCCCTCCCAAAATAAGACATTTCAGAGGAAACCCAGGAGGCAGGAAAACATCTGGGCTTTGGAGTCTGGTGAGTTTTAATTGCAGCTAAACAAGCTGAGAGCCAGGCAGTGTGGGTAACAGCACAAGTCAAGGTGGAGGGAGGGTCAAGGCAGGTGTGGAGATGGACAAAGCTGCCTCAGGAtgtggagcagggctggggtgaATCCCAGGAGTGTCCCTGAGTCCTGCACGGAGAAAGATGAagctgcaggctgggggtgAGCCTGGCAGGAGAACCAGGGCACCAACCCTCAACTCCTTGCTAATCTGCAGAGCCCACTGTCACGGGATGTGCTGATGGCTCACACGGGTacaaaaagagatgaaaaagggTAGCGGGCAATATTGTGGCATTTCAGACTATTTGTGGCTATTAAACCCGTCCCAGGAAGGTCCTAAGTGGGTGGGAAACCATCAGGGTGCCTGGCTGTGGGTCAGGTTGGGCCGTGCCTGCCCTCACCTGGCTCCATGAAGGTGAGGACACCCTTGGCCTGGCTGCCCCGCTGCAGctcatcctcctccagctggTAGCTGTCGAAACTGAAGCTCATCACCACGTTCCCCTCGGGTGTCGCTGCCGGGCTCAGCTCCTTGAAGCGCTCGGCTCCCACCGAGCCCATCCTGGCCaccctgaggaggaggaagagcagtgaCACCCCCGGGGTGCACAGGTGGGGCACTGCCCCTGTGTCTACCCCCAGGTGATGCCTGGAGTGTGCAAGGGACAATGGCATGTGGGTGGCCCTGAGCCTTCTCCACCTCGCTGTCTCGCAGCGGTTCTGATGTATTTTTCCACCTGGAAAAATGATTTCCCCAAGGCAAATGGGATCCACCGACCTTCTGAGCAGAAGTTTGGCTTTGAGGAGGTGAACAGTGCTCGTGGGGGACCCACAGGAGCCACCCCCgaggcacagcctggctcagcACCTCACTGGGATGCTACAAAAGACAAACACCACTGTGATTTCCAAAAGCAATTACAGAAATTAATGAATGGAAACCACTCACGGAAGGTGGCTGCGGGGAAGATCCCGGCTGCCTCAGGAAGCCCTCGTTccctgcaggaagcacactgGCTCTGTTTTATGCCCTTTGCAGCATCTCTGGTGCCTGGGGCTGGTCAGGCAGGCACACTCCTGCAGCTTTCCGAGAGGGGATGGGATTTGATCCTGCTTTTTTCAGATCTGCTTCTCTGGGGGATCAGAGCCAGCACAGACCTGCTCTGAGAGCTCCTAGAGAGACCCCAGCATCACACCTGAGAGGGGCTGTGCTGAACGAATCCCAGAATGAGCTCTCCAAATACCCGACATCCTCCAGTGACCCCACCAGAGCCACCCAAAACAGGATTCATCCCTGTGGTTCAGTCccagggggctgctctgaaTTCcttgcctgtccccagcccaccTCCTGCAAATCTCCCTGGCATCCAAGAgtagtggtggtggtggtgaaaAAGATCTCCTCCAAGGCAGTAGGTTGAGTCaggcaggggaagaaaaatcaatGACAGTGATTTCTTTGGTCTCCCTGCCAGACATGGCGTTTGCAGGAGCAGAcaggttttccagctgccagaATGTGTTGGATGCTGAGGTCGGGGGCAAACGTGGTGCCCACAAACCCTGTGAGTGAGTTCCTGGAGCCCAAAATGCTTGTCTCGCTGCAGGGGCGGCTGCACAGGGCAGCATTgccccggccccgaggctgtgctgaggtgacagcactgctggggggctgggatgggatcgcCCCCTCCCACACCATCCTGGGGTTCACCCCAAGACCCCCCAATCCCAGAGCACCGCGAGCAGAACAACCCAGCAGGGCACGgctccatcctgctgctcccagaggagctgtCTGCAATCCCCTTCACcctcctgtgcctgctgccaCCCCAGGCAATAAAACCCGGTGGGAAGCATCTCCCGGGGTGCCGGAAAGCCTGTTGCACGGTTTTTCCATAGCAGGAATCCCAGCTGAGGAACACACAGGATGGAAAAGGCTCGTATGCATTTGTGTGTGGCCCAAACTTGCCGGGGCCAGGAGCAGAGCGGGATGCGGGATGCGCTGCACAGCCGCGGCGCTGGACCAGCCTCCGGCACTCTCCGCCTCGCTCCCCCgagcatccctgcgctgccgtAAATTggattttctcctcctcccgCTGGATTTGCATCCATCTGCCCCCATGGACTTACACCCTGTGGCCCCACCGTGGCGGCGGGGGCGTTTTTCCATCGCGGGCAGGGGTAGGAGGTCTCACCCGAGAGGGGCCCTTGCCCCGCTGCCCCCCGGCTCTGCGTGACCCCCGGCCACCGCAGCCCTCCCGTTAGGGCACAAAAGCGATTTTTGCGCTGGCAAAAGCGACCCCCGGCATCTTGCCGGCGGCGAAGTTGCCACGAACGGAGGGGGGAAATTCAGTAACCCGCATCCCCGGCCTGAAGGAGAAGCCTCTGACCGGGCGGAGCGCGGGGAGCGCGGCCCCGGCCGCACCCGGAGGATGCTcggatggggggggggggacccGGGAAGATGCTCAGTGGGGCCAGGGCGGGCAGGGGCTCGGGGCGGCGgcttctcctccttccccccccgCTCCCCGGCGGTCCCGGCCGTGCACAACAGGTCGCGGCGGTTCTTACCTCGCTCCGCCGCGGCGGCTCTGCGGCACCGGCGCTGGCCCGCCCCGCTCAGCCCCGGCGGCCGccggcccccggccccgccaTACCGGAGCCTCCGCCGGGAGGGGACCGGCACCGagtgcggcggcggcggcggcgcggagcGGGGGCGGCCCCGGGTCCGCCAAGCCCCGGGTCTGCCTCCCCCCGGGTCTGCCTCCCCCCGGGTCTGCCTCCCGCCCGCCCCCCGCTCCTCCCCCGAGCCCCCCCCGCCGGTCCCGGGGCCGCAGGAGAGGTTTTCCCGATGCACGCCCATATCCCCGTCTATAGGCACCGCCTATAAGTACCGGCTAGAGGTACTTTAGAGGGATTTCGGAGGTCCGGAGCTAATTGCAAAGAGAATAATTAGGAAGGATGGCCCGATAGTTTCATTAAGCTTTTCAGGGAGAGGGTCATTCCTGCCCTGCGAAGGGTGTTGTCTAAAAGGGGCTGATGGAATCGGGATGGGTGGACAGATGGATGAACGGGCGGATTGCAGCTCTGGCTAACAGCATACAGCAGTCCTCCAGCTTTTTGAGGAAACAGCCAAGAGGGTCTCTGCTCCCCTCCAGAACCAGGGAAtggaagcagaggaggaagggaacAAGCAACATGGGGTAGTGTGGATATCCCTTCAGAGAGAAGACACATGTCCCCAGGTGGGTGTCCCCACCCCTCCTGGGCTGGGTGAGCTAGCCCAGGCTGCAAGGCCCCATCAGGGGATTGATGCTATTGGATTTTCTCCAGAAGCAGGAGGGCACAGAGGGGGGGGTGCACTCAGCAGGTGCCCCCTCCCTGCAAACTGGGTGAGAGCCCTGGGGCATCATCCCTGGCTGGCTCTTCCCCCTGGGGTGTGTGAGGATGGAggcagaggaaaggaggagaggaaccatccctgctcccagaccTTGGCTGCACCACGCCAGGCTGTGAATTACAATCTCCTCGCAGTCAATAAATGCTGCGTTGTGTAAATCGGCGTGTGGGGctggggatgtgctgctgctgccagaggaaatTAGAGACACAACCTCCTGTACTGCCTGAGCCACCcttctgccaggagcagggctgaggaAAGGGTCTCCTGCAAATTCatcacagggaagaaaacaggCCAGGTGGAAATTTCCATCTTTTCTCCTTGGCTGAAATAGCCAGAGTTTGGCTCAAAGCGCACCTGACTGCTGTGCCAAGCACGGCCTGGAGCCGGGGCTCAGCCTACCCTGCTCCCCTCTGAGCTGAGCACCTGCACAACTCGGCCCTCTGGTGCAAAGGGGGACTtcttttggggtgtttggtTTGGCACATTTGTTCATCTCTAATTTCATGGTGTCACTGTAAAATCTCAAAGCGCCTCACTCTCCTTGGGGTACATCCCCTTGCTTTACACCAGACTCCATCACCCTCTTCCAGGAGCcttagaaatgtttaaaaaaaaagggggggggtgAATGTGGTGGGGGTTCCCTGGCCGTGCCTGCCACTGGTTGGCACCCAGACAGTGAGAATGCTCCACAAAAAGAGCAGGATGAGCTGAAGCATATGTGCACCCGCCTTTTCCCGACGCTCGCCAGGCAGCATTACTCACCACAGGGATTCCCCCCAGGAGCAGGTTCTCCCTATTCCAAAGCCCCAGGAATAGAACCAGGGGTGGTCCTTTAGAGACCAACCAAGCTGAGGGGAACATCTCAGCTCCCAACGGGATGTGGTGCTCTCCAAGCCATGGGGAGATGGCACAACCAAACACCTGGTGGCAAAGATAAAGCTTTAACCTCCTCTCTAAAATCACACAATCAAGACATCCCCGTTTCAGGGGACAAGGGGGTTCCCTTTCAACTACTCCTGCTAAGGGTgtgacagagccaggctgggatacTCAGTGAAACTGCTACAGCTTGGAGTGTTATGGGGAACACAAGGAGACGAATCCATTGGGGTGAACTTCTCTGGGTGCTTACTCTCTGCTTTCCCCATCCCCAAGGGCAGTGTTAGACACAAAGAGCACTGgtcccccaccccccaaaatgCCCAAGGCTCCCCCTGAGCATGGGCAGGctgagctgcctctgcctgACAAGGGTATGGGGGTCCCATGGGCTATGCTCTCCTGGAGTTTTGCTGGGTTCTTCAATTTTTTAAGCTGGCCCTGAATAATTCAGCTTCCACATAGTTGGCTCAAGGTTGGTGAGCTCAGATGTTCCTTGGGTTTCTGCTTGACCCACTTTAACAGCCAGGAAAACCAGCCAGGCATGGTGCTCCTGGTCCCAGGCACGCTGGTCCCTGTGGCGTGAGGGACATCCCTTACGCACAGGCCCAGCCTGGAGTCTTCCCCCCAAATCCAAGAGCCTCATCCCTTACCCACACTGCAGATTTTTAGAGGAATTTTTTCATTCTCCCCttctgcctctccctgctgtcccaTGGCTCCCAGCACAAGTGGGTGCATCCAACAGTATCTACAGGATTACAAGGAGGGATTTGCTTGGCTCCATGAACCAGCCAACACCCTGTGGCCACCTCGCCACAGCTCCTTGCTATGCAGAGCCTCACCTCACTTCCCAGGAGCCTGGATGAACATTGACTAATCCTGCCGGCAGAATAAGAAGCTGCTGATTCATTTGGCTCCCAGATGCTGGATTAGGACAATCTCCAGAAATGCCCtgtattgttgttttttttccttgcccttcCAGCCAAGTCAGGTTTggtctgctgctgcagaggggagaagaaggagagaTCTTTCAGTTGTGTGCACACCAAAAAGACCTTTCAGTTGTCTGCGCTCAAGCCAAGGCTTTAAACTCTTGGGGACCATGGGgaggagctgtccctgctgtccccatccctgtgggcACAGCCACGAGCCATCCCTTGGTGAAGGAGCTTCTTAACCAAGCCCTGCTCACTCTGCCAGGCTGCCCTGGTTATTGCATGCCCAAAGGATGTCCCCTCTGCACCAGCTGGGGTGTGTGACACtgagaggaggggcaggcaaAGGGATGAAATATCTGCACCCTCCTCCCACCCAGTCTCCCTCAGTGCTCCCAGGAGCACTGCACGTTGATCTTTTCCACTTCATGGGAAGAAGAGGCTGTTCTCAAACCTGCAATCCCCTCTTGGAAAAGCTCCTTTAAATAGCATTGCATCCTTCCCCGGGGTCTGCTCCCACCGCTGGCCAAGCGTGTCGTGCCAGCACCACGAGCATCCTCGGCAGCAGTGGCTTTGCATGGAGACAGCAGGGATTAATCAGGGATGTTGCCTCTTGGCCAGAGTCACACTTGGGGGATTACTGGGTTCTGCAAGGAGCGGGGAGTAGCCAGAGAATTTGTTCAATGCAAGTGGAGGGGTTTGTCACAATCCGATTGCAGGCGAACAGAAAtccccagtgctggcaggagcTCAGCACTGGAGGCCGCGGGGATTAACTGGTTTTCCCCAGGCTTTGCAGCAAGGCTGGGGTGGGAGGAGATGCTCTAAGCCCAAAGCTCTAGGTTTAAAACCTCCAGGGAGATGCAGGGGCTGAATGAGCATCAGCTTTGGGGCACCCAAGCAAGCCTTGTCTcgaggccaagaaccaaattcTTTCACGTGGGTGCCCCAATTCTCCTGTAAGACATTACTCTGCATCCCTCCTGCCCTCAAACGggcctgggagagctggaggaaCCCTGGGAGGATACCCATGGCCTTTGCATTCCCCTCACTCCCCTTTGTCGGAACAGATTTGCATCCATCACTAATTAATCCAAGATGAGCTCCTAATTCAGCTCCTTGATTGCAACTTTGCATAATTGCTGCGCGCACAGGCGGAGTGGCAGGACcggataaaaaaaaaaaaaaaaaaggagacaatcAGTGGTGGGCGGGGAGGAAACAACACCGGGAAGGACCGGTTCAGCTCGATCCCACTCACTGTATTTACAGACACCGGTTGAGAGATTTTCCTCTGGAAGGAGAAAATGGTGACAGCGACCCTTGGAGGGGGTGTTTTCCCCTGTGCTGTGTTCACCAAGAGCCTCACCAGCAGCTACAAAACCCTCAGGCAGTGGGAAAAACCAGGAATTGCAGGCTAAGGATTTCTGCTATTCTTTTCATCCCTGCTGCCCTCCTCCCCAGGCTCCCcttttcccagtgtcccagcacTGGGGAAA
The Cinclus cinclus chromosome 16, bCinCin1.1, whole genome shotgun sequence DNA segment above includes these coding regions:
- the SLC29A4 gene encoding equilibrative nucleoside transporter 4, giving the protein MGSVGAERFKELSPAATPEGNVVMSFSFDSYQLEEDELQRGSQAKGVLTFMEPVSEDPEPQDRYHGIYFAMLLAGVGFLLPYNSFITDVDYLHHKYPGTSIVFDMSLTYILVALVAVILNNALVELLSLHTRISVGYLFALGPLLFVSICDVWLELFSRRQAYAINLVAVGVVAFGCTVQQSSFYGYTGLLPKRYTQGVMTGESTAGVIISLSRIFTKLLLSDEKENTVIFFFISIGMELTCFILHLLVKRTRFVRYYTDCSRKGLPESRGTGDPGTGYRVHHDVTSEDVRFENREQGQPSSPRGSPGPEAELAGSGTYMRFDVPRPKIKRSWPSFRDMLLYRYVVSRLIWAYMLSIAMTYFITLCLFPGLESEIHNCTLGEWLPILIMAIFNLSDFVGKILAALPYDWRGTHLLVYSCLRVVFIPLFIMCVYPNGQPTFGHPAWPCIFSLLMGITNGYFGSVPMILAAGKVSPEQRELAGNTMTVSYMTGLTLGSAVAYFAYSLTSTSHSSCFYTETSNGSFTSGY